In Mycobacterium gallinarum, a single window of DNA contains:
- a CDS encoding TM0106 family RecB-like putative nuclease yields the protein MFVVAHGTQDRVIYSASDLAAAARCEYALLRAFDAKLGRGPAVSIEDELLARTAKLGGEHEQRHLDELRALTEENVAVIGRPDYTVDGLTAAAEATMRAVERRAPVVYQAAMFDGRFAGFADFLVLDGDEYRLRDTKLARSVKVEALLQLAAYADTLARAGVPVASEVELVLGDGATAGYRVDELLPVYLSRRTSLQRLLDDHLAGGTAVTWEDEHVRACFRCPECEIQVRAHDDLLLVAGMRVSQRARLIDAGIVTVADLATHTGPVPELSARTVTTLAAQARLQTTAKVDGKPPYEVVDAQPLMVLPDANKGDLFFDFEGDPLWTVDGHEWGLEYLWGVLTVNDEFHPFWAHDRASERKALVDFLAMVRKRLKRYPGMHIYHYAAYEKSTLLRLAGRYGVGENDVDDLLRNGILVDLYPLVRKSIRVGTENYSIKSLEPLYMGNELRDGEVTTAADSITQYARYCALRDEGRSDEAVVVLKEIEDYNVYDCRSTGRLRDWMMARAIESGVPPRGPQPVRDDDVIERGDDLERKLMKFAGDGVEARSAEQAAVAMIASARGFHRREEKPFWWGHFDRVNNPVDEWADNSDVFIADKTVIDNDWHQPPKARKPQRHVRLIGSLANGGLTNSMYALYDPPAPAGLADDPDRRGFASVTVIGYDDPEVPTEVVVCERPPKDGDVFDQVPFALTPGPPINTRPLQESIDATAADVAAGLPSLPCDAVTDILLRRPPRTVHGGELPRSGVIADDIASALRDLDSSYLAVHGPPGTGKTFTSAKVIARLVNENAWRVGVVAQSHAVVENLLGGVIEAGVDPDRVGKKKSADMPWRQVEEKDYAAFIADTQGCVIGGTAWDFANSGRVPRLSLDLLVVEEAGQYSLANTVAVAPAARNLLLLGDPQQLPQVSQGTHPEPVDTSALGWLIDGRHTLPAELGYFLDQSYRMHPTVCAAVSRLSYDGRLQSYDTVTAARSLEGQAPGVRVLSVEHDGNSTDSPEEADAIVAEIRGLLGAAWTDESGTVPLAQRHVMVVTPYNSQVVTVRRRLDDAGLTGVEVGTVDKFQGRQAPVVFVSMTASSADDVPRGIAFLLNRNRLNVAVSRAKYLSVIVQSPLLTEYLPGTPDRLVELGAFLSLTTCDRPTA from the coding sequence GTGTTCGTTGTCGCCCACGGAACGCAGGACCGCGTCATCTACAGCGCATCCGATCTCGCGGCGGCCGCCCGCTGCGAGTACGCCCTGCTGCGCGCGTTCGACGCCAAACTCGGCCGGGGCCCGGCCGTCTCGATCGAAGACGAATTGCTCGCCCGCACCGCCAAGCTCGGTGGTGAGCACGAACAACGCCACCTCGACGAGCTTCGCGCACTGACCGAGGAGAACGTCGCGGTCATCGGCAGGCCCGACTACACCGTCGACGGGCTGACCGCAGCGGCCGAGGCGACCATGCGCGCGGTCGAACGCCGCGCACCCGTCGTCTATCAGGCCGCGATGTTCGACGGCCGCTTCGCCGGTTTCGCGGACTTCCTGGTGCTCGACGGCGACGAGTACCGGCTGCGCGACACCAAGCTCGCGCGTTCGGTCAAGGTCGAGGCGCTGCTGCAGCTCGCCGCCTACGCCGACACCCTCGCCCGCGCAGGCGTGCCGGTGGCATCCGAGGTCGAGTTGGTGCTCGGTGACGGCGCGACGGCTGGATACCGCGTCGACGAACTGCTCCCGGTGTATCTGAGCAGGCGCACCAGCCTGCAGCGTCTGCTCGACGACCACCTGGCCGGCGGGACCGCGGTCACGTGGGAAGACGAGCACGTGCGCGCATGCTTCCGCTGTCCGGAATGCGAGATTCAGGTGCGCGCCCACGACGACCTGCTGCTCGTCGCGGGAATGCGGGTGAGCCAGCGGGCCCGGCTGATCGACGCGGGCATCGTCACCGTCGCCGACCTCGCCACCCACACCGGTCCCGTGCCCGAACTGTCGGCGCGCACCGTGACGACACTGGCAGCCCAAGCTCGGCTGCAGACCACTGCGAAGGTGGACGGCAAGCCGCCGTACGAGGTCGTCGACGCGCAACCGTTGATGGTGCTACCCGACGCGAACAAGGGTGATCTGTTCTTCGATTTCGAGGGCGACCCGCTGTGGACCGTCGACGGCCACGAATGGGGTTTGGAGTACCTGTGGGGCGTCCTCACCGTCAACGACGAGTTCCATCCGTTCTGGGCGCACGACCGCGCGAGTGAGCGCAAGGCACTGGTCGATTTCCTGGCCATGGTGCGCAAACGGCTGAAGCGCTACCCGGGCATGCACATCTACCACTACGCGGCATACGAGAAGAGCACGTTGCTCCGGCTCGCCGGTCGCTACGGCGTCGGCGAGAACGACGTGGACGACCTGCTGCGCAACGGCATACTTGTCGACCTGTATCCGTTGGTGCGCAAGAGCATTCGAGTCGGAACCGAGAACTACAGCATCAAATCCCTCGAACCCCTCTACATGGGCAACGAATTGCGCGACGGCGAAGTGACCACCGCCGCAGATTCCATCACGCAGTACGCGCGTTACTGCGCGCTGCGCGACGAGGGAAGATCCGACGAAGCGGTCGTCGTGCTCAAGGAGATCGAGGACTACAACGTCTACGACTGCCGCTCGACGGGCCGCCTGCGTGACTGGATGATGGCCCGCGCCATCGAATCCGGCGTCCCGCCGCGCGGGCCGCAGCCCGTGCGCGACGACGACGTGATCGAACGCGGCGACGATCTCGAACGCAAGCTGATGAAATTCGCGGGTGACGGCGTCGAAGCGCGGAGCGCCGAACAAGCCGCTGTCGCGATGATTGCTTCCGCCAGAGGTTTTCACCGTCGCGAGGAAAAGCCGTTCTGGTGGGGCCACTTCGACCGCGTCAACAACCCCGTCGACGAGTGGGCGGACAACAGCGACGTCTTCATCGCCGACAAGACCGTCATCGACAACGACTGGCACCAACCGCCGAAAGCGCGCAAGCCCCAGCGACATGTGCGACTGATCGGCAGCCTCGCGAACGGCGGACTGACCAACAGCATGTACGCGCTGTACGACCCGCCCGCGCCCGCGGGTCTCGCCGACGATCCCGACCGACGCGGTTTCGCAAGTGTCACCGTCATCGGTTACGACGACCCCGAGGTGCCCACCGAAGTCGTGGTCTGCGAAAGACCACCCAAGGACGGCGACGTGTTCGACCAGGTGCCCTTCGCGCTGACGCCGGGACCGCCGATCAACACCAGGCCGCTGCAGGAGTCGATCGACGCGACAGCGGCCGACGTGGCTGCCGGACTCCCCAGCCTGCCGTGTGACGCCGTGACCGACATCCTGCTGCGCCGTCCACCCCGCACCGTCCACGGCGGCGAACTCCCTCGCAGCGGCGTGATCGCCGACGACATCGCGTCAGCGCTGAGGGATCTCGATTCGTCCTACCTGGCGGTGCACGGGCCGCCGGGCACCGGCAAGACTTTCACGTCCGCAAAGGTGATCGCGCGACTGGTCAACGAGAATGCGTGGCGCGTCGGCGTGGTGGCCCAGTCGCACGCGGTGGTCGAGAATCTGCTCGGTGGCGTGATCGAGGCGGGTGTCGACCCCGACCGGGTGGGCAAGAAGAAGAGCGCCGACATGCCGTGGCGACAGGTCGAGGAGAAGGACTACGCCGCGTTCATAGCCGACACGCAGGGTTGTGTAATCGGCGGCACAGCATGGGACTTCGCCAATTCCGGACGCGTACCGCGGCTCTCGCTCGACCTGCTCGTCGTCGAGGAGGCCGGCCAGTACAGCCTCGCCAACACCGTTGCCGTCGCGCCGGCGGCGCGTAACCTGTTGCTACTCGGCGATCCGCAGCAGCTGCCCCAGGTCAGTCAGGGAACCCATCCCGAACCGGTCGACACGTCGGCATTGGGCTGGCTCATCGACGGAAGGCACACGCTGCCAGCCGAATTGGGTTACTTCCTTGATCAGTCCTATCGCATGCACCCCACCGTGTGCGCGGCGGTCTCACGTCTGTCCTACGACGGCAGGCTGCAGTCGTACGACACGGTGACCGCGGCGCGCAGCCTCGAGGGGCAGGCGCCCGGGGTGCGCGTGCTCAGCGTCGAACACGACGGCAACTCCACCGACAGCCCCGAGGAAGCCGATGCGATCGTCGCCGAGATCCGCGGCCTGCTCGGCGCGGCTTGGACCGACGAAAGCGGCACGGTTCCCCTGGCTCAGCGGCACGTGATGGTTGTGACGCCGTACAACTCACAGGTCGTGACGGTACGGCGACGCCTCGATGACGCGGGGCTGACCGGCGTCGAGGTCGGCACCGTCGACAAGTTTCAGGGCAGGCAGGCGCCGGTGGTGTTCGTGTCGATGACCGCATCGTCGGCCGACGATGTGCCACGCGGAATTGCGTTCCTGCTCAACCGGAATCGGCTCAACGTCGCGGTGAGCCGGGCCAAATATCTCAGTGTCATCGTGCAGTCGCCGCTGCTCACCGAATACCTGCCCGGCACACCGGATCGCCTCGTCGAACTGGGCGCGTTCCTGTCGCTGACCACGTGTGATAGACCCACGGCATGA
- a CDS encoding acyltransferase family protein, giving the protein MTVSNSVAQGGLESVAKAERVSSLTGVRAVAALLVMLTHAAYTTGKYTHGYIGLVWSRAEIGVPIFFVLSGFLLFSPWVKAAATGDAPPSVRRYAWHRVRRIMPAYVVTVLAAYLLYHFRTAGPNPGHTWEGLFRNLTLTQIYTDNYLYSFLHQGLTQMWSLAVEVAFYIALPALAYLLLVVLCRRQWRPGRLLAGLGALALLTPAWLILVHTTDFLPDAARLWLPTYLVWFLGGMFLAALQPLGVRAYGLACIPLAMVCYFIVSTPIGGEPTTSPAELREALVKAGFYAVIATLMVAPLALGDRGLYARFLSSRPMVFLGEISYEIFLIHLLTMELVMVEILRYPIYTGSMGWLFIVTFAVTVPMAWLLHRVTRVRTA; this is encoded by the coding sequence ATGACCGTATCGAACAGCGTCGCTCAAGGCGGACTGGAATCGGTCGCAAAGGCCGAGCGGGTCTCATCGCTCACCGGCGTCCGGGCCGTGGCGGCGCTGCTGGTCATGCTCACCCATGCCGCGTACACCACCGGCAAGTACACGCACGGTTATATCGGTCTGGTGTGGTCGCGCGCCGAGATCGGCGTGCCGATCTTCTTCGTGCTCTCCGGGTTTCTGCTTTTCAGCCCGTGGGTGAAGGCTGCCGCGACGGGTGACGCCCCGCCCTCGGTGCGCCGCTACGCCTGGCATCGGGTGCGGCGCATCATGCCGGCATACGTCGTCACGGTGCTCGCTGCATATCTGCTGTACCACTTCCGCACGGCAGGGCCCAACCCCGGCCACACGTGGGAAGGGTTGTTCCGCAACCTCACCCTGACCCAGATCTACACCGACAACTACCTGTATTCGTTTCTGCACCAAGGGCTTACGCAGATGTGGAGCCTGGCGGTCGAGGTGGCGTTCTACATCGCCCTACCGGCGCTGGCCTACCTACTGCTCGTGGTGTTGTGCCGCAGGCAATGGCGGCCGGGTCGGCTGTTGGCGGGACTTGGCGCGTTGGCGTTGCTCACCCCGGCGTGGCTGATCCTGGTGCACACCACCGACTTCCTGCCCGATGCCGCGCGGCTATGGTTGCCGACATATCTGGTGTGGTTCCTCGGCGGCATGTTTCTCGCGGCCCTGCAGCCACTCGGGGTGAGGGCATACGGGCTGGCATGCATCCCGCTCGCCATGGTCTGCTACTTCATCGTGTCCACGCCGATTGGCGGTGAGCCGACGACGTCACCGGCGGAACTGCGTGAGGCGTTGGTGAAGGCGGGCTTCTACGCAGTGATCGCCACGCTGATGGTGGCGCCGCTGGCGCTGGGGGACCGCGGCCTCTACGCGAGGTTCTTGTCGTCACGGCCCATGGTCTTCCTCGGCGAGATCTCCTACGAGATCTTCCTGATCCACCTGCTCACGATGGAGCTGGTGATGGTCGAGATTTTGCGGTATCCGATCTACACCGGCTCGATGGGGTGGCTGTTCATCGTGACGTTCGCGGTGACGGTGCCGATGGCCTGGCTGTTGCACCGAGTCACCCGCGTGCGCACCGCTTAG
- a CDS encoding LppP/LprE family lipoprotein, with amino-acid sequence MSLVPVTCPTRRAACPIAEEGFGTVRNVKSAVKICLVTVAVASAIAGCGSSDSTASKTPGPPPVSTPPPAGAPAPSAPSAPAATPATEADPCEVNLAAPEIASAVSELPRDPRSNQGWSPEPVAGNYNQCAQLSVVIVKANTNAENPNTRAVMFHLGQFIPSGVPDTYGFNGIDNAVTTGDTVALRYSNGVSGLDSVVRFRWNGNGVELIGNTG; translated from the coding sequence ATGAGTCTAGTGCCCGTCACGTGCCCGACCCGCCGCGCGGCCTGCCCGATCGCCGAGGAAGGTTTCGGTACGGTGCGCAACGTGAAGTCGGCGGTCAAGATTTGTTTGGTGACGGTCGCAGTGGCATCCGCAATTGCCGGGTGCGGGTCCAGCGACTCCACGGCCTCCAAGACTCCCGGCCCGCCTCCGGTGAGCACGCCGCCCCCGGCGGGCGCGCCCGCGCCGTCCGCGCCGTCGGCGCCTGCAGCCACCCCGGCCACCGAAGCCGATCCGTGTGAGGTCAACCTGGCCGCGCCCGAGATCGCCAGCGCGGTGTCGGAGTTGCCACGTGACCCGCGGAGCAACCAGGGCTGGAGTCCCGAGCCGGTGGCGGGCAACTACAACCAGTGCGCGCAGCTGTCGGTGGTGATCGTCAAAGCGAACACCAATGCGGAGAACCCCAACACCCGGGCCGTCATGTTCCACCTCGGCCAGTTCATCCCGTCCGGAGTGCCGGATACGTATGGCTTCAACGGCATCGACAATGCCGTGACCACTGGAGACACCGTCGCCCTGCGCTACTCCAACGGAGTCTCCGGGCTGGACAGCGTGGTGCGGTTCCGCTGGAACGGCAACGGCGTCGAGCTGATCGGCAACACGGGTTAA
- a CDS encoding DEAD/DEAH box helicase, whose protein sequence is MTSPDPDENRVDLTFEDLQMHPSVLQAVNEVGYESPSAIQAATIPAMLKGSDVVGLAQTGTGKTAAFAIPILSKIDTDSRTTQALVLAPTRELALQVAEAFSRYGAHLRVNVLPVYGGSSYGPQLAGLKRGAQIVVGTPGRVIDHLEKGTLDLTHLDYLVLDEADEMLQMGFAEDVERILADTPEYKQVALFSATMPPAIKKITSKYLHDPVEVTVKSKTQTAENITQRYVQVSHQRKMDALTRLLEVEQGDAMIVFVRTKQATEEVAEKLRARGFSAAAINGDIPQAVRERTINSLKDGSLDILVATDVAARGLDVERISHVLNYDIPHDPESYVHRIGRTGRAGRSGTALLFVTPRERHLLKSIERVTRQKLVEIDLPSVDDVNEKRVAKFLDSITAALNAPGIDLFRQLIEGYERDNDVPMADIAAALALQSRDGEEFLMTEPPPEKRRERPDRGPREDGPRKPRERRGDFATYRIAVGKRHKVMPGAIVGAIANEGGLHRSDFGHISIRPDHSLVELPAKLSRETMKALERTRIQGILINLQPDRPPRKGGKPGHKAK, encoded by the coding sequence ATGACGTCCCCCGACCCGGACGAGAACCGGGTAGATCTGACCTTCGAGGACCTGCAGATGCACCCTTCGGTGCTGCAGGCCGTCAACGAGGTCGGCTATGAGTCACCGTCGGCCATCCAGGCCGCGACGATTCCGGCGATGCTGAAAGGTTCGGACGTCGTCGGGCTGGCGCAGACGGGCACCGGCAAGACCGCGGCGTTCGCCATCCCGATCCTGTCGAAGATCGACACCGACAGCCGCACCACCCAGGCGCTGGTGCTGGCGCCGACGCGCGAACTCGCACTACAGGTGGCCGAGGCGTTCAGCCGGTATGGCGCCCACCTGCGGGTCAATGTCCTGCCGGTGTACGGCGGATCCTCGTACGGCCCCCAACTCGCCGGGCTGAAGCGCGGCGCGCAGATCGTGGTCGGCACCCCGGGCCGGGTGATCGACCACCTGGAAAAGGGCACGCTCGACCTCACCCACCTCGACTATCTGGTGCTCGACGAGGCCGATGAGATGTTGCAGATGGGCTTCGCCGAGGACGTCGAGCGCATTCTGGCCGACACCCCTGAGTACAAGCAGGTCGCGTTGTTCTCGGCGACCATGCCGCCGGCGATCAAGAAGATCACGTCGAAATACCTGCACGACCCGGTCGAGGTGACGGTCAAGTCCAAGACCCAGACCGCCGAGAACATCACGCAGCGGTATGTGCAGGTGTCGCACCAACGCAAGATGGACGCGCTGACCCGCCTGCTCGAGGTCGAGCAGGGCGACGCGATGATCGTGTTCGTCCGTACCAAGCAGGCCACCGAGGAAGTCGCCGAAAAGCTGCGTGCGCGTGGATTTTCCGCCGCGGCGATCAACGGCGATATTCCGCAGGCGGTCCGCGAGCGCACCATCAACTCGCTCAAGGACGGCAGCCTTGACATCTTGGTGGCCACCGACGTGGCGGCACGCGGCCTGGACGTCGAACGCATCTCGCATGTGCTCAACTACGACATCCCGCACGACCCGGAGTCCTACGTGCACCGCATCGGACGCACCGGTCGGGCGGGCCGATCTGGTACCGCGTTGTTGTTCGTCACACCTCGAGAGCGCCATCTGCTCAAGTCCATCGAGCGGGTCACGAGGCAGAAGCTCGTCGAGATCGATTTGCCCTCCGTGGACGACGTCAATGAGAAACGCGTCGCCAAATTCCTGGACTCGATCACCGCGGCGCTCAATGCGCCCGGAATCGATCTGTTCCGCCAGCTGATCGAGGGCTACGAGCGCGATAACGATGTGCCCATGGCGGATATCGCCGCGGCGTTGGCTCTGCAGAGCCGCGACGGCGAAGAGTTCCTGATGACCGAGCCGCCGCCGGAGAAGCGTCGCGAACGCCCCGACCGCGGTCCGCGTGAGGACGGTCCGCGCAAGCCGCGCGAGCGGCGGGGTGATTTCGCGACCTATCGCATCGCGGTCGGCAAGCGCCACAAGGTGATGCCGGGTGCGATCGTCGGCGCCATCGCGAACGAGGGTGGCTTGCACCGCAGCGACTTCGGGCACATCTCGATCCGGCCCGACCACTCCCTGGTGGAGCTGCCGGCCAAGCTGTCCCGCGAAACGATGAAAGCCCTTGAGCGCACTCGCATACAGGGCATCCTGATCAACCTGCAACCTGATCGTCCGCCACGAAAAGGCGGGAAACCCGGCCACAAAGCCAAATGA
- a CDS encoding endonuclease domain-containing protein, whose product MKQEPMPFIGTEALAAGTVTRRTLVSRHRMLYRNVYLDKRVELDPQRRAVAAWLWSHRNATVAGLSAAALHGTKWIDAALPAELVRQDTCDVDGIVIHRARLADDESCVVQGIPTTTPARTAFDLGRRDSLQTAIIRLDALANATDLKPHEVVGVAADHRGARGVVQLRRVVELMDGGAESPQETSTRLLLIAARFPKPRTQIIVVGEYGSFVGRIDMGWDEWKVGVEYDGPQHWDDPEQHARDIDRLAELAAQGWLIIRVSRDLLRYRPHVFLARVRDAMRSVGWPGADDIRLDARIAWLDPANRVWA is encoded by the coding sequence ATGAAACAGGAACCCATGCCGTTCATCGGCACTGAAGCTCTAGCCGCCGGCACGGTGACGAGGCGGACGCTGGTCAGCCGCCACAGGATGCTCTATCGCAATGTCTATTTGGACAAGAGGGTGGAACTCGATCCGCAGCGACGCGCCGTCGCAGCATGGCTGTGGTCGCACCGCAACGCGACCGTCGCGGGCTTGTCCGCCGCGGCGCTGCACGGAACAAAGTGGATTGACGCAGCGCTACCGGCGGAGCTGGTCCGTCAGGACACCTGTGACGTCGACGGCATCGTGATTCACCGCGCGCGGCTGGCGGATGACGAGAGTTGCGTCGTGCAGGGGATACCGACGACGACGCCGGCGCGCACAGCATTCGATCTTGGGCGTCGAGACTCGCTGCAAACGGCGATCATCCGCCTGGATGCGCTGGCGAATGCGACAGACCTCAAACCGCACGAGGTCGTAGGCGTTGCGGCCGACCATCGCGGTGCCCGCGGAGTTGTGCAGTTGCGGCGTGTTGTGGAACTGATGGACGGGGGCGCTGAGTCTCCGCAGGAGACCAGCACGCGGCTGCTCCTCATCGCTGCTCGTTTCCCCAAACCCCGAACCCAGATCATCGTCGTCGGCGAGTACGGCTCGTTCGTCGGCCGCATCGACATGGGGTGGGACGAATGGAAGGTGGGCGTCGAGTACGACGGTCCGCAGCACTGGGACGACCCGGAACAGCATGCGCGTGACATTGACCGCTTGGCCGAATTGGCCGCACAGGGCTGGTTGATCATCCGGGTGAGCCGCGACCTTCTGCGCTATCGACCGCACGTTTTTCTAGCGCGCGTGCGGGACGCGATGCGTTCGGTCGGATGGCCCGGTGCCGACGACATACGACTCGACGCACGCATCGCTTGGCTCGATCCGGCCAACCGAGTGTGGGCTTAA